A part of Acidimicrobiales bacterium genomic DNA contains:
- a CDS encoding Coenzyme F420 hydrogenase/dehydrogenase, beta subunit C-terminal domain, with product MRAMAITEQPAPAKRERWTNQWKELYAEVVTTGLCTGCAGCVIACPHDVIGYDHASGGYRPFHLEDELGPDDCVHGLKGCTSCTRACPRFRAWEPEADEFLFGRPRTDDEVAGVAKDIVLARAVDQAVHEAGQDGGLVSAILVWALEKGLIDAALVSYLEGDGTTWKARPGVARTPAEVLAAAGSRYTYSANTLAYDEAVEAGAEKIALVGMSCQTSSLPVMKARKVGKVGRKFALNIGLLCSKTFDDAIFDELFEARYGLKKQDMVKMNIKGVFQIWMRNGDYHEIPLKECHAWTREGCNHCPDFAAEHADISTGGIGAFNDWTLTVVRTDLGREIMDGLVADGAIEVRPGDDDPGAIALMRKLAAKSRKRWPEFAVASPGVQPPAAAKPGPG from the coding sequence ATGCGCGCCATGGCGATCACCGAGCAGCCGGCACCGGCCAAGAGGGAACGCTGGACCAACCAGTGGAAGGAGCTGTACGCGGAGGTCGTCACCACCGGCCTGTGCACCGGTTGCGCCGGCTGCGTCATCGCGTGCCCGCACGACGTGATCGGGTACGACCACGCGTCGGGGGGCTACCGCCCCTTCCACCTCGAGGACGAGCTCGGCCCCGACGACTGCGTCCACGGCCTGAAGGGCTGCACCAGCTGCACCCGCGCCTGCCCCCGCTTTCGGGCATGGGAGCCCGAGGCCGACGAGTTCCTGTTCGGCCGGCCCCGCACCGACGACGAGGTGGCGGGCGTCGCCAAGGACATCGTGCTGGCCCGGGCGGTCGACCAGGCGGTCCACGAGGCCGGCCAGGACGGCGGTCTGGTCTCGGCCATCCTCGTCTGGGCCCTCGAGAAGGGGCTCATCGACGCCGCCCTGGTGTCGTACCTGGAGGGCGACGGCACCACCTGGAAGGCCAGGCCGGGCGTGGCCCGCACCCCCGCGGAGGTCTTGGCCGCCGCCGGGAGCCGCTACACCTACTCGGCCAACACCCTCGCCTACGACGAGGCCGTCGAGGCTGGCGCGGAGAAGATCGCCCTGGTGGGCATGAGCTGCCAGACCTCGTCGCTGCCCGTCATGAAGGCGCGCAAGGTGGGCAAGGTGGGGCGCAAGTTCGCCCTGAACATCGGCCTGCTGTGCTCCAAGACGTTCGACGACGCCATCTTCGACGAGCTCTTCGAGGCCCGCTACGGCCTGAAGAAGCAGGACATGGTGAAGATGAACATCAAGGGCGTCTTCCAGATCTGGATGCGCAACGGCGACTACCACGAGATCCCGCTGAAGGAGTGCCACGCCTGGACCCGTGAGGGCTGCAACCACTGCCCCGACTTCGCGGCCGAGCACGCCGACATCTCCACCGGCGGCATCGGGGCGTTCAACGACTGGACCCTCACCGTGGTCCGCACCGACCTCGGGCGGGAGATCATGGACGGCCTCGTGGCCGACGGCGCGATCGAGGTCCGCCCGGGCGACGACGACCCCGGCGCGATCGCCCTGATGCGCAAGCTGGCGGCCAAGAGCCGCAAGCGCTGGCCCGAGTTCGCCGTGGCCTCCCCCGGGGTGCAGCCACCCGCGGCGGCGAAGCCCGGCCCCGGGTGA
- a CDS encoding MFS transporter: protein MNAPPMVGAELPKRQLYLVFAGLMTGLLLAALDGTIVNTALPTIVGELGGLNHLAWIGTAYLLTSTAATPLFGKLSDLYGRRLLFQAAIVVFVVGSLLAGIAQDMTQLVLARGVQGIGGGGLMAMAFVIVGDVVSPRERGRYTGFFTAVFAMSSVAGPLLGGFFVDNLSWRWIFTINVPVGVAALVITSRALRLPFQRQDHAIDYPGAALLVAAVTSLILMTTWGGEQYPWGSPQIVGLGAAALVLGVLFVLQERRSPEPILPLRLFRNSIFSLVVVIALMVGAAMFGASAFLPLFLQVVTGASATNSGLLLLPLMAGVTVTSIGAGRLTAITGRYKVWPILGTGLGAVGMAMLSQMSPSTTRLESSLAMLVLGLGLGMAMPTIVLAVQNAVPWHDLGAATSATTFFRSLGGAVGLAAFGAVLNSRLTVELGRLLPAGAELDDGMLRSPRAIAALPGPVRDAVAQAVSSSITAIFLVAVPVLLVAFAVSWFVKELPLRETTHLVDVAGDEAANPLAIATLD, encoded by the coding sequence GTGAACGCACCCCCGATGGTCGGCGCCGAGCTGCCGAAGCGCCAGCTCTACCTGGTGTTCGCCGGCCTCATGACGGGCCTGCTGCTGGCCGCCCTCGACGGCACCATCGTGAACACCGCCCTCCCGACCATCGTCGGCGAGCTCGGCGGCCTCAACCACCTCGCATGGATCGGCACCGCCTACCTGCTCACCTCCACCGCGGCCACGCCGCTGTTCGGCAAGCTGAGCGACCTCTACGGTCGCCGGCTGCTGTTCCAGGCGGCCATCGTCGTGTTCGTCGTGGGGTCGCTGCTCGCCGGCATCGCCCAGGACATGACCCAGCTCGTCCTGGCCCGCGGCGTGCAGGGCATCGGCGGCGGCGGGCTCATGGCGATGGCCTTCGTGATCGTGGGCGACGTCGTGTCGCCCCGCGAGCGGGGCCGCTACACCGGCTTCTTCACCGCCGTGTTCGCCATGTCGAGCGTGGCCGGGCCGCTGCTCGGGGGCTTCTTCGTCGACAACCTCAGCTGGCGTTGGATCTTCACCATCAACGTCCCGGTGGGCGTTGCCGCGCTGGTCATCACGAGCCGGGCCCTCCGGCTCCCCTTCCAGCGCCAGGACCACGCCATCGACTACCCGGGCGCCGCGCTCCTGGTGGCCGCGGTGACCTCGCTGATCCTCATGACGACCTGGGGCGGCGAGCAGTACCCCTGGGGTTCCCCCCAGATCGTCGGGCTCGGCGCGGCGGCCCTGGTGCTCGGCGTGCTGTTCGTGCTGCAGGAGCGGCGCTCGCCCGAGCCGATCCTGCCGCTTCGGCTGTTCCGCAACTCGATCTTCTCCCTCGTGGTGGTCATCGCCCTCATGGTCGGTGCCGCCATGTTCGGGGCCTCGGCCTTCCTGCCCCTGTTCCTCCAAGTGGTCACCGGCGCCTCCGCCACGAACTCGGGGCTGCTGCTCCTGCCGCTCATGGCCGGCGTCACGGTGACGTCCATCGGCGCCGGGCGGCTCACGGCCATCACCGGTCGCTACAAGGTGTGGCCGATCCTCGGCACGGGCCTCGGGGCGGTCGGCATGGCCATGCTCTCGCAGATGAGCCCCTCGACCACCCGGCTCGAGTCGTCGCTCGCCATGCTCGTCCTCGGCCTCGGCCTCGGCATGGCCATGCCCACGATCGTGCTCGCGGTCCAGAACGCGGTGCCGTGGCACGACCTGGGCGCGGCCACCTCGGCCACGACGTTCTTCCGGTCGCTCGGCGGCGCGGTGGGGCTCGCCGCCTTCGGGGCGGTGCTCAACAGCCGGCTCACCGTCGAGCTCGGCCGCCTGCTCCCCGCGGGCGCCGAGCTCGATGACGGGATGCTCCGCAGCCCACGGGCCATCGCGGCCCTGCCCGGCCCGGTCCGAGACGCCGTGGCGCAGGCCGTGTCGAGCTCGATCACCGCGATCTTCCTCGTGGCCGTCCCCGTGCTGCTGGTGGCCTTCGCGGTGTCGTGGTTCGTCAAGGAGCTCCCGCTCCGCGAGACCACGCACCTGGTCGACGTCGCCGGCGACGAAGCAGCCAACCCGCTCGCGATCGCCACGCTCGACTGA
- a CDS encoding sulfite exporter TauE/SafE family protein: MDPGPLADVLTVLLGVATGVLSGAFGVGGAVISTPGIRLLGASALVAIGTTLPSIIPSSVSGTIRYRPEGLIAWKAVAWTAPTGIAAAVGGALLSPVIPGEGHWLMVLTALLLGYTAFRMGRQAAVHARAGGPPAGPPAVHDAPGRYAAVGVVAGLLSGLLGIGGGVVMVPGFNQLAGMPLKAAIATSLVCVGIFAVPGTITHAALGNIDWRFALLLAVGVIPGARLGAALAVRAADQRLRLAVAGFLGLIALLYAGGELAVLFG; encoded by the coding sequence GTGGATCCCGGCCCGCTCGCCGACGTGCTGACGGTCCTGCTGGGCGTGGCCACCGGCGTGCTGTCGGGCGCGTTCGGGGTGGGTGGCGCGGTCATCTCCACCCCCGGCATCCGGCTCCTGGGCGCGTCGGCGCTCGTCGCCATCGGCACCACGCTGCCGTCGATCATCCCGAGCTCGGTCAGCGGCACGATCCGCTACCGCCCCGAGGGCCTCATCGCCTGGAAGGCGGTGGCCTGGACGGCTCCGACCGGCATCGCCGCGGCCGTGGGCGGCGCGCTGCTCTCCCCCGTGATCCCGGGCGAGGGTCACTGGCTGATGGTGCTCACCGCCCTGCTCCTCGGCTACACCGCGTTCCGGATGGGCCGCCAGGCCGCGGTCCACGCCCGCGCCGGCGGACCGCCCGCCGGCCCGCCGGCGGTGCACGACGCACCGGGCCGCTACGCCGCGGTGGGCGTGGTGGCGGGCCTGCTGTCGGGCCTGCTCGGCATCGGTGGGGGCGTGGTGATGGTGCCGGGGTTCAACCAGCTGGCCGGGATGCCCCTGAAGGCGGCCATCGCCACCTCGCTGGTGTGCGTCGGGATCTTCGCCGTCCCCGGCACGATCACCCACGCCGCCCTGGGCAACATCGACTGGCGCTTCGCCCTGCTGCTGGCGGTGGGGGTGATCCCGGGGGCGCGGTTGGGGGCGGCGCTCGCCGTCCGGGCGGCCGACCAGCGGCTCCGGCTCGCGGTGGCCGGCTTCCTCGGGCTGATCGCGCTGCTCTACGCCGGCGGGGAGCTGGCCGTGCTGTTCGGCTGA
- the lysS gene encoding lysine--tRNA ligase produces MSEERAGEAAGERTAAAVPGADPAPGAPPVPGAPPAPADRARRLAKVEALRSRGVDPYPVRFDRTDLLGALRDRFGGLPPGEETDVGVRVAGRLVLIRRQGRLTFATMRDGSGSIQLFVSRGVVGADAHEAFDDLDLGDWVGVEGTVMTTRKGELSVKVERVELLAKALRPLPDKWHGLADVDTRFRQRYVDLIVNPEARRVLDIRHAAIAAIRAHLVGEGFIEVETPVLSLEAGGATARPFVTHHNALDLDLYLRIALELHLKRLVVGGMERVFEVSRVFRNEGIDTRHNPEFTMLEAYQALADYHDMMDLTEALVVAAARAALGTAVVTLDGRDVDLSPPWPRRRMLDLLREHAGVDVHPAMPLHEARVVADSLGVAWEERWGSGKIVAELYDELVEPALLGPVFVYDYPREVSPLARAHRDDPSLVERFEAVVGGRELANAYSELNDPIDQRGRFEAEAALRAAGDLEAGTVDEDFLRALEFGMPPTGGLGVGIDRLVMVLAGVASIREVILFPTLRPEVPGPGPGPGPGPAPGPTLRPEA; encoded by the coding sequence ATGAGCGAGGAGCGAGCGGGCGAGGCGGCGGGCGAGCGGACCGCCGCGGCGGTGCCGGGGGCCGACCCGGCGCCGGGCGCCCCCCCGGTGCCGGGCGCCCCCCCGGCACCCGCCGATCGGGCCCGGCGGCTGGCCAAGGTCGAGGCGCTCCGGTCGAGGGGCGTCGACCCCTATCCCGTCCGCTTCGACCGCACCGACCTGCTCGGCGCGCTGCGGGATCGCTTCGGCGGGCTCCCGCCCGGCGAGGAGACCGACGTCGGGGTGCGGGTGGCCGGCCGGCTCGTGCTGATCCGGCGCCAGGGCCGGCTCACCTTCGCCACCATGCGCGACGGGTCGGGCTCGATCCAGCTGTTCGTCTCACGGGGCGTGGTGGGTGCCGACGCCCACGAGGCCTTCGACGATCTCGACCTGGGCGACTGGGTGGGGGTCGAGGGCACGGTGATGACCACCAGGAAGGGGGAGCTGTCGGTGAAGGTCGAGCGCGTCGAGCTGCTCGCCAAGGCGCTGCGGCCCCTCCCCGACAAGTGGCACGGGCTGGCCGACGTCGACACCCGCTTCCGCCAGCGGTACGTCGATCTCATCGTCAACCCGGAGGCCCGGAGGGTCCTCGACATCCGCCACGCCGCCATCGCCGCCATCCGCGCCCACCTGGTGGGCGAGGGCTTCATCGAGGTGGAGACGCCAGTGCTCAGCCTGGAGGCGGGCGGGGCCACGGCGCGACCGTTCGTCACCCACCACAACGCGCTCGACCTCGATCTCTACCTGCGGATCGCGCTCGAGCTCCACCTGAAGCGGCTGGTCGTGGGTGGGATGGAGCGCGTGTTCGAGGTCTCCCGCGTGTTCCGCAACGAGGGCATCGACACGCGGCACAACCCCGAGTTCACGATGCTCGAGGCGTACCAGGCGCTCGCCGACTACCACGACATGATGGACCTCACCGAGGCGCTCGTCGTGGCCGCGGCCCGCGCCGCGCTGGGCACCGCCGTCGTGACGCTCGACGGGCGCGACGTCGACCTCTCGCCGCCGTGGCCGCGGCGCCGCATGCTCGACCTCCTCCGCGAGCACGCCGGCGTCGACGTCCACCCGGCCATGCCCCTCCACGAGGCGCGCGTCGTCGCCGACAGCCTCGGGGTGGCGTGGGAGGAGCGGTGGGGCAGCGGCAAGATCGTGGCCGAGCTCTACGACGAGCTGGTCGAGCCGGCCCTGCTGGGCCCCGTGTTCGTCTACGACTACCCCCGCGAGGTGTCACCCCTGGCCCGGGCCCACCGCGACGACCCCAGCCTGGTCGAGCGCTTCGAGGCGGTCGTCGGGGGCCGTGAGCTCGCCAACGCCTACAGCGAGCTCAACGACCCGATCGACCAGCGCGGGCGCTTCGAGGCGGAGGCGGCCCTGCGCGCCGCCGGGGACCTGGAGGCGGGCACCGTCGACGAGGACTTCCTGCGGGCCCTCGAGTTCGGCATGCCGCCCACGGGCGGGCTCGGCGTCGGCATCGACCGGCTCGTCATGGTGCTCGCCGGCGTGGCGTCGATCCGCGAGGTCATCCTCTTCCCGACCCTGCGTCCGGAGGTCCCGGGTCCGGGTCCGGGTCCGGGTCCGGGTCCGGCTCCGGGTCCGACCCTGCGTCCGGAGGCGTGA
- a CDS encoding MarR family transcriptional regulator: MARDEPVVNGAAPALRPGDVEARIGTAWRELRRGASMQALRPIMRGTGPDVLDLGQIDTLDLLVSQGAMRMGDLADALRIDASSATRAVARLVETGLASRRAAPGDARVVVVEPTAAGLRCHRQLMERRVALLTAVLRDFDAGERARLAELLERLVAGVDRFVAEQGAGGRRG, from the coding sequence ATGGCCCGAGATGAACCCGTGGTGAACGGTGCCGCTCCGGCCCTCCGGCCGGGCGACGTCGAGGCGAGGATCGGCACGGCGTGGCGCGAGCTGCGACGGGGTGCGTCGATGCAGGCCCTCCGGCCGATCATGCGGGGCACCGGTCCCGACGTCCTCGACCTCGGCCAGATCGACACCCTCGACCTCCTCGTGAGCCAGGGGGCCATGCGGATGGGCGACCTGGCCGACGCCCTGCGGATCGACGCGTCCAGCGCCACCCGCGCCGTCGCGCGGCTGGTGGAGACGGGGCTCGCCTCCCGGCGAGCCGCGCCGGGCGACGCCCGCGTGGTCGTGGTCGAGCCGACGGCGGCCGGGCTGCGCTGCCACCGGCAGCTGATGGAGCGCCGGGTCGCACTGCTCACCGCCGTGCTCCGCGACTTCGACGCCGGCGAGCGGGCGCGGCTGGCCGAGCTGCTGGAGCGACTCGTCGCGGGCGTCGACCGCTTCGTCGCCGAGCAGGGCGCCGGGGGGCGACGCGGCTGA
- a CDS encoding SDR family oxidoreductase: MTVARALITGCSTGFGRATAVELARRGLEVVATARRVETLDGLDVAARLRLDVVDEASVAEAVAAAGPVDVLVNNAGMSVSGPVELVPLAEVERMFATNFTGAVRMIQAVVAGMRERGGGVIVNVSSIAGRVSRPLGGFYSASKYALEAVSEALRIEVGPFGIRVVVVEPGFFATSFSDNGIRYGTDGPPYDELDRAWSGVDGKLLGGDRPGPEVVAGAIADVVERALAGDEVPFRVPVGADAELVLPVRRQLDDDAFEAAMRAQLGLDQWARRPPRLA, encoded by the coding sequence GTGACCGTGGCCCGCGCGCTGATCACCGGCTGCTCCACCGGCTTCGGTCGGGCCACCGCGGTCGAGCTGGCGCGCCGGGGGTTGGAGGTGGTGGCCACCGCCCGCCGGGTCGAGACGCTCGACGGCCTGGACGTGGCCGCCCGCCTCCGCCTCGACGTGGTCGACGAGGCCTCGGTGGCCGAGGCGGTGGCGGCCGCGGGCCCGGTCGACGTGCTGGTGAACAACGCCGGGATGTCGGTGTCCGGTCCGGTCGAGTTGGTGCCGCTGGCCGAGGTCGAGCGCATGTTCGCCACCAACTTCACCGGCGCGGTCCGCATGATCCAGGCCGTGGTGGCCGGGATGCGGGAGCGGGGCGGCGGGGTGATCGTGAACGTGAGCTCCATCGCCGGGCGGGTGTCGCGGCCGCTCGGGGGCTTCTACTCGGCCTCCAAGTACGCGCTGGAGGCCGTGTCGGAGGCGCTCCGCATCGAGGTCGGCCCGTTCGGCATCCGGGTCGTGGTGGTGGAGCCGGGCTTCTTCGCCACCAGCTTCTCCGACAACGGGATCCGCTACGGCACCGACGGGCCGCCCTACGACGAGCTCGACCGGGCGTGGAGCGGTGTGGACGGCAAGCTGCTCGGCGGCGACCGGCCCGGGCCGGAGGTCGTGGCCGGGGCGATCGCCGACGTGGTCGAGCGAGCCCTGGCCGGCGACGAGGTGCCGTTCCGGGTGCCCGTGGGAGCGGACGCCGAGCTGGTGCTGCCGGTGCGCAGGCAGCTCGACGACGATGCCTTCGAGGCGGCCATGCGGGCCCAGCTCGGGCTCGACCAGTGGGCGCGCCGCCCACCGCGCCTGGCCTGA
- a CDS encoding alpha/beta fold hydrolase: MTEQTDAIRRRLAAAPPLRLLALEQRVVYELGAFVAASPVLRLVGRGDRHPVLILPGFTAGDGSTLPLRWFLRGQGYWTHGWGLGRNIGPTRWVLAGIRARLEELHERHGRPISLIGWSLGGIYARELAREYPDAVRQVITLGSPFRVQDGDRTNASALFERNADRYPPEVLDGLIVPEHEKVPLTVPATAIYTRTDGIVKWWLCLESEGPLRESIEVRGSHTGLGFNPAVLGAIADRLAQPEGHWKPFRPAPGARYWYPRPVAFRAA; encoded by the coding sequence ATGACGGAGCAGACCGATGCGATCCGGCGGCGCCTGGCGGCGGCGCCCCCCCTGCGGCTGCTCGCGCTGGAGCAGCGGGTCGTGTACGAGCTGGGGGCCTTCGTGGCGGCCTCGCCGGTGCTGCGCCTGGTCGGCCGGGGTGACCGCCATCCGGTCCTGATCCTTCCGGGCTTCACCGCCGGCGACGGCTCGACCCTGCCCCTGCGCTGGTTCCTCCGCGGCCAGGGCTACTGGACCCACGGGTGGGGCCTCGGCCGCAACATCGGTCCGACCCGGTGGGTGCTGGCCGGCATCCGGGCCCGCCTCGAGGAGCTCCACGAGCGCCACGGGCGCCCGATCTCGCTGATCGGCTGGAGCCTCGGCGGCATCTACGCGCGCGAGCTGGCCCGCGAGTACCCCGACGCGGTGCGCCAGGTGATCACCCTGGGCAGCCCCTTTCGCGTGCAGGACGGCGACCGCACCAACGCCTCGGCGCTGTTCGAGCGCAACGCCGACCGCTACCCGCCCGAGGTGCTCGACGGCCTGATCGTGCCCGAGCACGAGAAGGTGCCGCTCACCGTGCCGGCCACCGCGATCTACACCCGCACCGACGGCATCGTGAAGTGGTGGCTGTGCCTCGAGAGCGAGGGCCCGCTGCGCGAGAGCATCGAGGTGCGCGGCAGCCACACCGGTCTCGGGTTCAACCCGGCCGTGCTCGGGGCCATCGCCGACCGGCTGGCCCAGCCGGAGGGCCACTGGAAGCCCTTCCGGCCGGCCCCGGGGGCGCGCTACTGGTACCCCAGGCCGGTGGCGTTCCGGGCCGCCTAG
- a CDS encoding transcriptional regulator, translating to MNISGLTSMVKIEVVVDAADAGFVENLMRAEGATGWTAVNGLSGFGHGGRREGRLLFNETGGQSMLIVVLPEDRVEGLIAGLRAFLVGHAGVMFVSETLVSRPEYFVVAPVEPPAR from the coding sequence ATGAACATCTCCGGGCTCACCAGCATGGTCAAGATCGAGGTCGTCGTCGACGCCGCCGACGCGGGGTTCGTCGAGAACCTGATGCGGGCCGAGGGCGCCACGGGCTGGACCGCCGTGAACGGGCTGTCGGGCTTCGGCCACGGCGGCCGGCGAGAGGGCCGGCTGCTGTTCAACGAGACGGGCGGGCAGAGCATGCTCATCGTCGTGCTGCCCGAAGACCGCGTCGAGGGCCTGATCGCCGGCCTGCGGGCGTTCCTCGTCGGCCACGCGGGCGTGATGTTCGTGTCGGAGACCCTGGTGAGCCGGCCCGAGTACTTCGTCGTCGCGCCGGTGGAGCCCCCGGCTCGCTGA
- a CDS encoding acyl-CoA dehydrogenase family protein: MDLTYPPEAEAFRIEVRAWLEANLPEGWFDEGFELVGEDRKRFNAEWPAKLHAGGWICASWPKEYGGKGLSVIEAVVLNEEFAKAGAPMRADFFGDTLVGPTILQWGSEAQKKEFLPRILSGQISWCQGFSEPDSGSDLASLKTRAELDGDEWVINGQKVWTTQGHHADYVFLLARTDPSAPKHAGISYLLVPMRQEGVEVRPIVQPDGTGEFSEVFFTNARCPRDNVVGGVNNGWKVAMTTLGFERGTSATTGYRRFERELEIIVDRARANGRIADPVVRQGLATAYSKVQIMKVNGWRSLSAVLHDSKDRGVAALGATNKMFWSEYHRDVMELAIDILGLEGQILTGGSDDEHIPGLTRHRGRDDYPVSPLQAAFFFSRSETIWGGTAEIQRNIVGERVLGLPKEPKVAEKA, translated from the coding sequence ATGGATCTCACGTACCCGCCGGAGGCCGAGGCGTTCCGCATCGAGGTGCGGGCATGGCTCGAGGCCAACCTCCCCGAGGGGTGGTTCGACGAGGGCTTCGAGCTGGTGGGCGAGGACCGCAAGCGGTTCAACGCCGAGTGGCCCGCGAAGCTCCACGCGGGTGGCTGGATCTGCGCCTCGTGGCCGAAGGAGTACGGCGGCAAGGGCCTCTCGGTGATCGAGGCGGTGGTGCTGAACGAGGAGTTCGCCAAGGCCGGCGCGCCGATGCGAGCCGACTTCTTCGGTGACACCCTCGTGGGCCCCACGATCCTCCAGTGGGGGAGCGAGGCCCAGAAGAAGGAGTTCCTCCCGAGGATCCTCTCCGGCCAGATCTCGTGGTGCCAGGGCTTCTCGGAGCCCGACTCGGGCTCCGACCTGGCCTCGCTCAAGACCCGGGCCGAGCTCGACGGCGACGAGTGGGTGATCAACGGGCAGAAGGTGTGGACCACCCAGGGGCACCACGCCGACTACGTGTTCCTGCTGGCCCGCACCGATCCGAGCGCGCCCAAGCACGCCGGCATCTCCTACCTGCTGGTCCCGATGCGCCAGGAGGGCGTCGAGGTGCGCCCGATCGTGCAGCCCGACGGCACCGGGGAGTTCAGCGAGGTGTTCTTCACCAACGCCCGCTGCCCGAGGGACAACGTGGTCGGCGGGGTCAACAACGGCTGGAAGGTGGCGATGACCACCCTCGGCTTCGAGCGGGGGACGTCGGCCACCACCGGCTACCGGCGCTTCGAGCGGGAGCTCGAGATCATCGTCGACCGGGCGCGGGCCAACGGGCGCATCGCCGACCCGGTGGTGCGCCAGGGTCTGGCGACGGCGTACTCGAAGGTCCAGATCATGAAGGTGAACGGGTGGCGCTCGCTCAGCGCGGTGCTGCACGACAGCAAGGATCGGGGCGTGGCCGCGCTGGGCGCCACCAACAAGATGTTCTGGTCGGAGTACCACCGCGACGTGATGGAGCTGGCGATCGACATCCTGGGCCTGGAGGGCCAGATCCTCACCGGCGGGTCCGACGACGAGCACATCCCCGGCCTGACCCGCCACCGCGGTCGGGACGACTACCCGGTGAGCCCCCTCCAGGCCGCGTTCTTCTTCTCCCGCTCCGAGACGATCTGGGGCGGCACGGCCGAGATCCAGCGCAACATCGTGGGCGAGCGGGTCCTGGGCCTGCCCAAGGAGCCCAAGGTCGCCGAGAAGGCGTGA